One region of Qipengyuania gaetbuli genomic DNA includes:
- the prmC gene encoding peptide chain release factor N(5)-glutamine methyltransferase — MTDTVADAIRTAAERLSATSDTARLDAELLMAHALGISRSRMLITMMREAPAPTFAELVERRAAREPIAHITGEQEFFGLPLRVTSDTLVPRGDSEVLVEAALELKPDAARVLDLGTGTGALLLAILSHCKAEGVATDRSSGALAVARDNAERLGLGARTRFVERDWTQEGWIDGLGQFDLVVSNPPYVENDAALEPDVRDYEPASALFAGPEGLDDYRVIIPELGKLLIPGGVTVLEIGATQADSVSVIARDSGFDVTLRHDLAGRPRALILR; from the coding sequence ATGACTGACACGGTCGCGGATGCAATCCGCACTGCTGCGGAAAGGCTGTCCGCGACCAGCGATACCGCGCGTCTCGATGCGGAATTGCTGATGGCGCACGCGCTGGGCATATCGCGCTCGCGGATGCTGATCACCATGATGCGCGAGGCACCTGCACCCACTTTTGCCGAACTCGTGGAACGCCGTGCCGCGCGCGAGCCGATCGCACACATCACTGGCGAGCAGGAATTCTTCGGCCTGCCGCTGCGCGTGACTTCGGACACGCTGGTGCCGCGCGGGGATAGCGAGGTGCTGGTCGAGGCGGCGCTGGAGTTGAAACCAGATGCCGCGCGCGTGCTCGACCTGGGCACGGGGACGGGCGCGCTGCTGCTCGCCATCCTGTCCCACTGCAAGGCGGAAGGGGTCGCGACCGACCGTTCTTCCGGCGCCCTTGCCGTGGCGCGCGACAATGCGGAGCGGCTGGGACTTGGCGCGCGCACCCGCTTCGTGGAGCGCGACTGGACGCAAGAGGGCTGGATCGACGGGCTCGGCCAGTTCGACCTCGTCGTGTCGAACCCGCCCTATGTGGAGAACGATGCCGCGCTCGAACCCGATGTGCGCGATTACGAGCCGGCCTCCGCTCTTTTCGCCGGGCCGGAAGGGCTTGACGACTATCGCGTAATCATCCCGGAGCTTGGCAAGCTCTTAATTCCGGGCGGTGTCACCGTCCTCGAAATCGGCGCGACTCAAGCGGATAGCGTGTCTGTCATCGCCCGCGACTCGGGCTTCGATGTGACCTTGCGCCACGACCTTGCCGGACGGCCCCGGGCACTGA